The following is a genomic window from Pseudophryne corroboree isolate aPseCor3 chromosome 3, aPseCor3.hap2, whole genome shotgun sequence.
ACAGGAATAGGGTTTCTCTCCTCTGTGAATTCTCTGGTGCATAACCAGACCCGACTTGCGGATGTAACTTTTCCCACACTGGGAGCAGGAGTAGGGCTTCTCTTCGGAGTGGACTCTCTGGTGTATAACCAGATCAGAGTTGCTCATGAAACACTTCCCGCAGTGGGTGCAAGAATAGGGCTTTTCTCCCGTGTGAGTCTTTAGATGTCTAAGGTGGTCCGAGTTGCTGATGAAGCACTTGCCGCATTCGGCGCAGGAGTagggcttctctcctgtgtggATTTTCTGGTGCCGTATAAGAGGCGAGTTGCTGATGAAGCATTTCCCGCAGTCGGCGCAGGAGTAAGGCTTCTCCCCCGTGTGAATTCTCTGGTGCACGATAAGGTCTGACTTACTGATGTAACACTTCCCACACTCCGCGCAGGAGTagggcttctcccctgtgtgaattctctggtgCTTAATAAGGTGCGAGTTACTGATGAAACACTTCCCGCATTCCGCACAGGAGTATCTCTTCTCACCCGTGTGTATTCGCTTATGTTTTATAAGGTTTGAGCTACTGGTAAAGCATTTGCCACACTCGGAGCATGGGTAGGGTTTTTCTCCAGTGTGGATCCTGTGGTGTATAACTAGTTCCGAGTTACATTTAAAACACTTCCCACATTCCGAGCACATGAATGGTCTCTCTTTTGATAGCTGTCTGTCGCCAGGCCCGCTGCGTTCCTCAGTAGGAGTAGGTGTATACTGCATATGACCTGTGGGTGTATACAGGTCAGTGTCTGCGAGGTCACCCTCATCACCCGAGACTGACTCCTCCTTGATGAGAATAGATAAGTACTGTGGATGATCTGTAGAAATGTCAGTATCTGTCAGATCTTCTTCGCACGAGACCGACTCCTCCTTAATATGagtgggtgtgtactgtgtgtaagtgtcagtgtgtgtgagctCTCCTCCGTCACATGAGGCCGATTCCTCCTTAATATGCTGCGACGTGTGATCGCTGGATGAGCAAACGCCGGTGAGATTTTCAGCTTCAAATGAAGACGATTTCTTAGTAGCATTCTCCGGACAGGTTATGGGGGTTTGCCTATGGGTTGGTGGGTATGCTGAAGGCTGGATATTTATGCCAACACTGTGATCCTCCTTCCTACAGTCCGGGGAAGAAACAGGGCTGCAGGAACCTCCAGATATTTTTGTATCCTCTGTGAAATCTggcggagagaaaaaaaaaattgtgatcaaATGATATAAATACAAGGATAATATAAAGAGAAATGGCTCCTGTGAGCGATGTTCCAACACACTACAGTTTGTAGACTGTGGTTCCTTAGGCTGCTACTCCAGTAAGCTGATGGAGGGGTAGTCTACAACCAGCGACGGAGCAGGGCTCACTGCCACCCCTGTGATGTCACGTGAGGGGGTGGAGCCAACAGCAGTATAAAGTGGAGAGCTGCCCGGATGCTGCAGGCGGCTGTACACACTCCAGTGCTAATGGCTGCTGGCACACTGCTCGCACATCCCTCTCTATGGCCCTCTGCCTACAACAGGACAAGGACAACTGACAACTCTTTGACCATCTTCATTTATATTCTTCTCTTTACACAACTCCCCACATAACTTCCGCAGCGCCATACAGGGAAAGCACAAGTGTTTGGGGTGATATTTTTAACTGCTTTTTGACTCCATTTTGTTCATGTAAGACTGCATTTTGTATAAGTAAGTCTTTATTGCTTATGCtgagatattttatatatatatatatatatatatatatgtacttttaTATGATGTCAGTGCTTTGCAGATACATAGGCACCAGCTAGAAATATAGCCCATCCCACCTTTGACCTAGTGTGAAAAGACATAGTGAGTGGGGAGTGTAGAtagcttttaggctggctgattataataaatatgaAGGAAGCTGTTTAGTACGCTATGTTtggggtattatggccctcattccgagttgatcgctagctgccgttgttcgctgcgtagcgatcacttAAAAAAATTGCAAATCTGCGCATCCgtatgcaatgcacacgcgcggcgtacgggtacaaagagcattgtggttttgcacaggttctagcgacgctttcagtcgcactggcgaacgcagggagattgaccgGAAATGGGAGgtactgggtggcaactgaccgttttctgggagtgtttgggaaaacacaggcgtggccgggcgtttgctgggcgggtatctgacgtcaataccaggTACTTTGTCGTAGCAAACATCGCAcacaataagtaactacagggctggtcttgttctgcacaaaatgtgtttgctgccgctcggctacacaggcgtttgcactcctgcaaatacactcccccatgggtggcgactatgcgtttgcacggctgctaaaagtagctagcgagcgatcaactcggaatgagagcctatgtTCCTTAGTGTGTGAAAGGGGAATCTGTCAGGTTTGTGATAAATGATCTTAAGTGAACGACTACTGCATCCAGCTCCACAGATACAGAAAGTAATATATTTTAAGATAATGTTAGAGCGTTCCTGAAGGCGTGCTATAAAGCCTAGAGTTTTACACATAGCAAATCAGTTCCGACAGAAGCTAGTTCTGTTTGCAGCGTAATTAGTCAAACCCACTTCAGCTTTATAATTCAGACGGGGTTATAAGACGGGACCCTGAAGACGACTGAATCTTATTTCTTTGAAACTACTTATAACCAATGACCATGTTCCGGGATAGTCCTTAAACATCTGAGAGCCAGATTATCTCTTTTACGGGAAGTTGCTGAAGGAGGAAAAACTGGAAATGACTATTTCTGGTTTAAGTGAAAAACCAAAACCACATTCTGCTTGAACGTAGGAACAGTAAGGAGAACCGCATCATGAAAGAGGAGACAATATGGCTTGCAAGACAAAGCTTCCATCCTGGTAGCTTTACTATAATTAATTGAATATCTGCTGAACGTAAAGGCTCAGATGTAGCCTGTTTGAGAGTTGACAGGACCAGATAAAGATCCTTTCGTGCAGTTGGCAGATGAAAAACGATAGTGGAATACGCCCATACCCTTTAGACAGGTACGGACCGCTAGAAGGG
Proteins encoded in this region:
- the LOC135054851 gene encoding zinc finger protein 345-like, which produces MDKARSHMTERILNLTLEIICMLIGEDCTVVRKKSGERVTPITSHTCVSGGWSRTQSPVTNPPPHSLIHERDNEQKILELTNKIIQLLTGEVPIRCQDVSGESSMEEWEYIEENKDLYMDPIMETNRPLTSLDFTEDTKISGGSCSPVSSPDCRKEDHSVGINIQPSAYPPTHRQTPITCPENATKKSSSFEAENLTGVCSSSDHTSQHIKEESASCDGGELTHTDTYTQYTPTHIKEESVSCEEDLTDTDISTDHPQYLSILIKEESVSGDEGDLADTDLYTPTGHMQYTPTPTEERSGPGDRQLSKERPFMCSECGKCFKCNSELVIHHRIHTGEKPYPCSECGKCFTSSSNLIKHKRIHTGEKRYSCAECGKCFISNSHLIKHQRIHTGEKPYSCAECGKCYISKSDLIVHQRIHTGEKPYSCADCGKCFISNSPLIRHQKIHTGEKPYSCAECGKCFISNSDHLRHLKTHTGEKPYSCTHCGKCFMSNSDLVIHQRVHSEEKPYSCSQCGKSYIRKSGLVMHQRIHRGEKPYSCAECGKCFISSAPLIRHKKIHMAEKPCACPQCGKWFSSPSDLVVHRRTHIEGEQLPCAECGELCASSSDLTEHHRMHMGQKLYPCSECGRCFASNSDLVAHHRTHMGEKPYSCAECGKCFVDKSLLLHHQTSHARDHVACSE